The following coding sequences are from one Syngnathus acus chromosome 14, fSynAcu1.2, whole genome shotgun sequence window:
- the LOC119134166 gene encoding histone H3-like: MARTKQTARKSTGGKAPRKQLATKAARKSAPATGGVKKPHRYRPGTVALREIRRYQKSTELLIRKLPFQRLVREIAQDFKTDLRFQSSAVMALQESSEAYLVGLFEDTNLCAIHAKRVTIMPKDIQLARRIRGERA, from the coding sequence ATGGCCAGAACCAAGCAGACTGCTCGTAAGTCCACCGGCGGTAAGGCTCCCAGAAAGCAGCTAGCCACCAAGGCGGCTCGTAAGAGCGCCCCGGCTACTGGCGGAGTCAAGAAACCTCATCGCTACAGGCCCGGCACCGTTGCTCTCCGTGAGATTCGCCGCTACCAGAAATCGACCGAGCTTCTCATCCGCAAATTGCCTTTCCAGCGACTGGTCAGGGAGATCGCTCAGGATTTCAAGACCGACCTGCGCTTCCAGAGCTCAGCCGTCATGGCTCTCCAGGAGTCCAGTGAGGCATATCTGGTTGGCCTGTTCGAGGATACCAATTTGTGCGCCATCCACGCCAAGCGCGTTACCATTATGCCCAAAGACATCCAACTTGCCCGTCGCATCCGCGGAGAGCGGGCTTAA
- the LOC119134167 gene encoding histone H2B 8-like, translating into MPAEPAKAGKKGSKKAVVKATKPKKGRRKTRRESYSIYVYKVLKQVHPDTGISSKAMSIMNSFVTDIFERIAGEASRLALYNKRSTISSREIQTAVRLLLPGELAKHAVSEGTKAVTKYTSSK; encoded by the coding sequence ATGCCAGCAGAGCCAGCAAAAGCCGGTAAGAAGGGCTCCAAGAAAGCCGTCGTCAAGGCTACCAAACCCAAGAAGGGAAGGCGTAAGACCAGGAGGGAGAGCTACTCCATCTACGTGTACAAGGTACTCAAACAGGTCCACCCCGACACCGGAATCTCATCCAAGGCTATGAGCATCATGAACTCCTTCGTCACCGACATCTTCGAGCGCATCGCCGGTGAGGCTTCACGTCTTGCCCTCTACAACAAGCGCTCCACCATCTCCTCCAGGGAGATCCAGACAGCTGTCCGCCTGCTCCTCCCCGGAGAGCTGGCTAAACACGCTGTGTCTGAGGGAACCAAGGCTGTGACCAAGTACACCAGCTCCAAGTAA
- the LOC119134163 gene encoding histone H1-like — protein MAEEIPAPATAPAKTAKTKKKPAAKKATNGGTSLPKLIVQLIAESKERKGMSVTALKKALARLDVDVVKLNKRINTALINLVYKEILVQTSGIGASGSFKLAKKEPTPKKPKDVKKKPAARKATTTASKKSTPVKKRTAVKAEKKTKKVDKKVTPKKAKKSASSPKKAASKPKPKAKAKKETPKKGKKPAPKKSPARKAARKPAAKRARK, from the coding sequence ATGGCAGAAGAAATCCCAGCACCCGCAACTGCCCCCGCCAAGACGGCGAAAACCAAGAAGAAGCCGGCGGCGAAAAAAGCGACCAACGGCGGCACCAGCCTCCCGAAACTGATCGTCCAGCTGATTGCCGAATCCAAGGAGCGCAAAGGCATGTCGGTAACCGCCTTGAAGAAAGCCTTGGCGCGCTTGGACGTGGACGTGGTGAAGCTCAACAAGCGCATCAACACCGCCCTGATCAACCTGGTGTACAAAGAAATCCTGGTTCAAACCAGTGGAATCGGCGCTTCTGGCTCCTTCAAACTTGCCAAGAAGGAACCGACACCCAAGAAGCCCAAAGATGTCAAGAAGAAACCCGCCGCCAGGAAGGCGACCACCACGGCTAGCAAAAAGTCCACACCTGTCAAGAAACGCACTGCTGTAAAGGCTGAGAAAAAAACCAAGAAGGTTGACAAGAAGGTCACACCGAAAAAGGCCAAGAAGTCGGCAAGCAGTCCCAAAAAGGCTGCGAGCAAGCCTAAGCCAAAGGCCAAGGCGAAAAAGGAGACCCcgaagaaggggaaaaaaccaGCTCCCAAGAAATCTCCAGCCAGGAAAGCAGCCAGGAAGCCAGCAGCGAAAAGAGCCAGAAAGTGA
- the LOC119134168 gene encoding histone H2B 8-like yields MPAEPAKAGKKGSKKAVIKASKPKKGRRKTRRESYSIYVYKVLKQVHPDTGISSKAMSIMNSFVTDIFERIAGEASRLALYNKRSTISSREIQTAVRLLLPGELAKHAVSEGTKAVTKYTSSK; encoded by the coding sequence ATGCCAGCAGAACCAGCCAAGGCCGGTAAGAAGGGCTCCAAGAAAGCCGTCATCAAGGCCAGCAAGCCTAAAAAGGGAAGACGTAAGACCAGGAGGGAGAGCTACTCCATCTACGTGTACAAGGTACTCAAACAGGTCCACCCCGACACCGGAATCTCATCCAAGGCTATGAGCATCATGAATTCCTTCGTCACCGACATCTTTGAGCGCATCGCCGGCGAGGCTTCACGTCTGGCGCTCTACAACAAGCGCTCCACCATCTCCTCCAGGGAGATCCAGACAGCTGTCCGCCTGCTCCTCCCCGGAGAGCTGGCTAAACACGCTGTGTCTGAGGGAACCAAGGCTGTGACCAAGTACACCAGCTCCAAGTAA
- the LOC119134169 gene encoding histone H4 codes for MSGRGKGGKGLGKGGAKRHRKVLRDNIQGITKPAIRRLARRGGVKRISGLIYEETRGVLKVFLENVIRDAVTYTEHAKRKTVTAMDVVYALKRQGRTLYGFGG; via the coding sequence ATGAGTGGAAGAGGTAAGGGAGGTAAAGGACTCGGAAAGGGGGGCGCCAAGCGTCACCGTAAGGTTCTTCGAGACAACATCCAAGGAATCACAAAGCCCGCCATTAGGCGCCTTGCTCGCCGCGGCGGTGTGAAGCGTATCTCCGGTTTGATCTACGAAGAAACTCGCGGTGTGCTGAAGGTGTTTCTGGAGAATGTCATCCGTGATGCTGTCACCTACACCGAGCACGCTAAGAGAAAGACCGTGACCGCCATGGATGTAGTGTACGCACTGAAGAGGCAGGGCCGAACATTGTACGGCTTCGGCGGGTAA
- the LOC119134158 gene encoding alpha-1A adrenergic receptor-like, translating into MSLWTNSSLEPLVGSQAPPADSNATGNRSKHAPPELSRAVPVGMVLASFIAFAIVGNLLVILSVVCNRHLRTPTNYFIINLAIADLLLSTTVLPVSATLEILDYWVFGRIFCDIWAAVDVLCCTASIMSLCVISIDRYIGVRYPLQYPVIVTEQRALLAMLGVWILAIVISIGPLLGWKQPPSQDDTECVITEEPFYALFSSLGSFYIPLAVILAMYCRVYVVAKRTTKNLEAGVMKERQQDSNELTLRIHCRNQQIQDLCKAGSGGASSTGRSTLTVKLLKFSREKKAAKTLGVVVGMFILCWLPFFLALPISSFNKNLRPPKTFFKVIFWLGYFNSCLNPIIYPCYSREFKQAFIRILRCRWKRKRQGWQAYYNYRCQQGSNNSSYLNGSQQTLSSISHSPRCVAPKPQPWSSNTAGRNLLPGSDGRAPRPGPVSPLVTEAGGRDRGVKKQ; encoded by the exons ATGAGCTTGTGGACGAACAGCTCCTTGGAGCCTTTAGTCGGCTCGCAGGCGCCTCCGGCGGACTCGAACGCCACGGGCAACCGCAGCAAGCACGCCCCGCCGGAATTGAGCCGGGCCGTGCCGGTGGGTATGGTGCTGGCTTCGTTCATCGCTTTCGCCATCGTGGGCAACCTGCTGGTCATCTTGTCGGTGGTATGCAACCGCCACCTGCGCACGCCCACCAACTACTTCATCATCAATCTGGCCATTGCCGACCTGCTGCTCAGCACCACCGTGCTGCCCGTGTCCGCCACGCTCGAG ATTCTGGACTACTGGGTCTTCGGCCGCATCTTCTGTGACATTTGGGCAGCGGTGGACGTCCTGTGCTGCACGGCGTCCATCATGTCTCTCTGCGTTATCTCCATCGACCGTTACATCGGCGTGCGCTACCCGCTGCAGTACCCGGTCATCGTGACGGAGCAGCGTGCGCTTCTCGCCATGCTGGGCGTTTGGATCCTGGCCATCGTCATCTCCATCGGACCGCTCCTCGGATGGAAGCAGCCGCCATCGCAG GATGACACAGAGTGCGTGATCACCGAGGAGCCCTTCTACGCCCTCTTCTCCTCGCTGGGTTCCTTCTACATCCCGCTGGCCGTCATCCTAGCCATGTACTGTCGCGTCTACGTGGTAGCAAAGCGCACCACGAAGAACCTGGAGGCTGGCGTGATGAAGGAACGGCAGCAGGACTCCAATGAGCTGACTCTCAGGATCCACTGCCGCAATCAGCAGATCCAGGACCTGTGCAAGGCCGGAAGCGGCGGAGCAAGCTCCACCGGACGCAGCACGCTGACCGTTAAGCTGCTCAAGTTCTCCAGGGAGAAGAAAGCTGCCAAGACGCTAGGCGTGGTGGTGGGGATGTTCATCTTGTGCTGGCTGCCCTTCTTCCTGGCCCTTCCTATCA GCTCTTTTAACAAAAATCTGCGTCCACCCAAAACCTTCTTTAAGGTGATTTTCTGGCTTGGCTACTTCAACAGTTGCCTGAACCCCATCATCTACCCCTGCTACAGTCGTGAGTTTAAGCAG GCCTTTATCCGGATCCTCCGCTGCCGGTGGAAGCGGAAGCGCCAGGGCTGGCAGGCGTACTACAACTACCGCTGCCAGCAAGGCTCCAACAACTCGTCCTACCTGAATGGCAGCCAGCAGACGTTGTCCTCCATCAGCCACAGCCCGCGATGCGTCGCCCCCAAACCGCAACCTTGGTCCTCCAACACGGCCGGCCGTAACCTCCTCCCGGGATCGGACGGACGGGCGCCGCGGCCGGGCCCGGTTTCTCCGCTTGTCACGGAAGCTGGTGGACGAGACAGGGGTGTGAAAAAGCAGTAA
- the st6gal1 gene encoding beta-galactoside alpha-2,6-sialyltransferase 1 — protein MGYKIPGAAMDRVSLLWRLRRRARRGVLCMAFFGIAMTLLYALCAENSVIVTDAIFGVRARTRAQPRTNSVVKVLRGGSKLAYVDPQKLPGVVPGDPHRPIPVLSSPNQTHEHQPTKPKPREGQGFFTSILPRPFMRALDTIFGVRRRGQLSGKASDAEFFGPNSLLGKVWNEHMSSGMLGSRLKKVVHNYQSMNKYGVELPDAADLARRPVLSGQELLCQLKKKVALSTLTASLPPFSSLPWASQLPPKSLAAEVGPFKSCAVVSSAGSLRDAGLGKEIDSHDAVLRFNGAPTERYEKDVGSKTTIRLINSQLMASDDNHFLSSSLYSSGVLVAWDPAPYAANLTQWLGHTDFPIFTQYQRYRRLHPQQPFYILHPRFLWQVWQQIQDNMPEPIQKNPPSSGMMGTVLMMSICEVVHVYEFLPSRRKTELCHYYQRFYDAACTLGAYHPLLYEKNLVKRMNQGSDRDIYTHGRVTLPGFSSLSCNTTRPG, from the exons ATGGGCTACAAG atccCTGGGGCAGCGATGGACCGTGTGAGCCTGCTGTGGCGTCTGCGCCGTCGTGCCCGCCGCGGCGTCCTTTGCATGGCCTTCTTCGGCATCGCCATGACGCTGCTGTACGCTCTGTGCGCCGAGAACAGCGTGATCGTCACCGACGCCATCTTCGGCGTGCGGGCGCGGACTCGGGCCCAGCCTCGCACGAACTCCGTCGTCAAG GTGCTCCGAGGTGGCTCCAAACTGGCATACGTGGACCCCCAGAAGCTCCCGGGTGTGGTCCCCGGAGACCCCCACCGCCCCATCCCCGTGCTGTCCTCACCCAACCAGACCCACgagcaccagcccaccaagccAAAGCCCAGGGAGGGTCAAGGTTTCTTCACCAGCATCCTCCCGCGGCCCTTCATGCGAGCGCTGGACACCATCTTCGGGGTCCGCCGGCGGGGCCAGCTAAGCGGCAAGGCCAGCGACGCCGAGTTCTTCGGGCCCAACAGCCTTCTGGGAAAGGTCTGGAACGAGCACATGTCCAGTGGCATGCTGGGGAGCCGGCTGAAGAAGGTGGTCCACAACTACCAG TCGATGAACAAATACGGCGTGGAGCTCCCCGACGCGGCGGACTTGGCCCGGAGGCCCGTGCTGAGCGGGCAGGAGCTCTTGTGTCAGCTGAAGAAGAAGGTAGCACTGTCCACGCTGACAGCCTCTCTGCCGCCTTTCTCTTCGCTACCGTGGGCCTCGCAGTTGCCGCCCAAGTCGCTCGCCGCCGAAGTGGGGCCCTTCAAAAGCTGCGCCGTTGTCTCGTCCGCCGGCTCGCTCCGAGACGCCGGCCTCGGCAAAGAGATAG ACTCCCACGATGCCGTGCTGCGCTTCAACGGCGCCCCCACCGAGCGCTACGAGAAGGATGTCGGTTCCAAAACCACCATCCGCCTCATCAACTCGCAA TTGATGGCGTCCGACGACAACCACTTCCTGTCCAGCTCGCTGTACAGCTCAGGTGTATTGGTGGCCTGGGATCCCGCTCCTTACGCCGCTAACCTCACACAG TGGTTAGGCCACACCGACTTCCCTATCTTCACCCAGTACCAGCGCTACAGGCGGCTGCACCCCCAGCAGCCCTTCTACATCTTGCACCCACGCTTCCTCTGGCAGGTGTGGCAGCAAATCCAAGACAACATGCCGGAACCCATCCAGAAGAATCCGCCCTCCTCTGGCATGATGG GTACAGTACTGATGATGTCCATATGCGAGGTGGTACACGTGTACGAGTTCCTCCCGTCGCGACGCAAGACGGAGCTGTGCCACTACTACCAGCGCTTCTACGACGCCGCCTGCACGCTGGGCGCCTACCACCCGCTGCTCTACGAGAAGAACCTAGTCAAACGTATGAACCAGGGGTCCGACCGTGACATCTACACCCACGGCCGCGTCACGCTGCCGGGATTCAGCAGCCTCTCTTGCAACACAACACGCCCAGGTTAA
- the ncf1 gene encoding neutrophil cytosol factor 1, with amino-acid sequence MEEIYIRHVKLLGFEKRFYPSQHYVYMLMVKWSDLAEKLIFRKYPEIYTFHKSLKEMFPIEAGQIEKSDRIIPSLPAPRWVESQRSRESKQNTLTEYCLSLIALPSHISRCAHLNAFFKVRPEDENPPAPNTGKKNEIFLETKVNNTISEISGPIILDTYRVIADFTKTSKHELNLYSGDLVEIVEKNQNGWWFCQCETKRGWVPATYLEPLDGPEEAEDVEPNYEGELHIAVRAYKAETEDELSLERGETIEVIHKLLDGWWVVRKGGVTGHFPSMYLQKAGKEANYNHEQPQGQKPPPRRSTIKNVKSIHERSRQRLSQEAYRRNSRRYLQQKGGQPTALPRKSKIPEKSPLRERKNQGNIPEQRFSSENELKPEAPVIPPRPSPELILERCTDNTRKKVSIRNSGNRSNST; translated from the exons ATGGAGGAAATCTACATAAGACACGTGAAGCTGCTCGGCTTTGAAAAACGCTTTTACCCCAGTCAGCACTAT gtGTACATGCTAATGGTGAAGTGGAGTGACCTTGCAGAGAAATTGATCTTCAGGAAATATCCTGAAATATACACATTCCAT AAATCCCTGAAAGAGATGTTTCCTATTGAAGCAGGCCAAATAGAGAAGAGTGACCGAATCATTCCTTCGCTTCCAG CACCACGGTGGGTGGAGAGCCAAAGGTCACGAGAAAGCAAGCAGAACACGTTGACCGAGTACTGCCTGTCGCTGATCGCTCTGCCGTCGCACATCTCGCGCTGCGCGCACCTCAACGCCTTCTTCAAAGTGCGGCCTGAGGACGAAAATCCTCCAGCTCCAAACAC aggcaaaaaaaatgaaatcttcTTAGAGACCAAAGTTAACAACACCATATCTG AGATTTCTGGGCCCATCATACTGGACACATACCGAGTGATCGCAGATTTCACCAAGACGTCCAAACACGAGCTCAACCTGTACTCTGGAGACTTGGTGGAAATTGTGGAGAAGAACCAGAATG GCTGGTGGTTCTGCCAGTGTGAGACCAAACGGGGTTGGGTTCCTGCCACCTACCTGGAACCCTTGGATGGACCCGAGGAGGCAGAAGACGTGGAGCCAAATTACGAAG gagagttGCACATCGCAGTCCGAGCCTACAAGGCAGAAACGGAGGATGAGCTCTCGTTGGAAAGGGGGGAAACTATTGAGGTCATTCACAAGCTCTTGGACGGCTGGTGGGTTGTCAG GAAAGGTGGGGTGACTGGTCACTTCCCTTCCATGTACCTGCAGAAAGCAGGAAAAGAGGCCAATTACAACCACGAGCAACCACAGGGACAGAAACCGCCACCTCGCAg GTCCACCATTAAGAACGTCAAGAGCATTCACGAGCGATCGCGACAGCGCCTCAGCCAGGAGGCCTACCGAAGGAACAGCCGCCGATACCTGCAGCAGAAGGGCGGACAACCCACCGCCCTACCCCGGAAATCCAAGATCCCAGAAAAGTCGCCTCTGAGAGAGCGGAAGAACCAAG GGAACATTCCCGAGCAGCGCTTCAGTTCGGAGAACGAGCTGAAACCAGAAGCCCCGGTCATCCCGCCTCGACCGAGTCCAGAGCTCATCCTGGAACGCTGCACCGACAACACCCGCAAGAAAGTCAGCATCCGCAACTCTGGAAACAGAAGCAACAGCACCTAG